The following proteins are encoded in a genomic region of Bernardetia sp. MNP-M8:
- a CDS encoding helix-turn-helix transcriptional regulator, whose translation MKNTLKVERAILNITQEELAQKIGVSRQTISSIEKNKYVPSTVLALKLSQLFEKSVNEIFVLDEDD comes from the coding sequence ATGAAAAACACACTAAAAGTAGAACGGGCAATTTTGAATATTACACAGGAAGAACTCGCTCAAAAAATAGGAGTTTCTAGACAAACAATAAGTTCGATAGAAAAAAATAAATATGTTCCTTCTACTGTTTTAGCTTTAAAATTGTCTCAATTATTCGAAAAATCAGTCAATGAAATCTTTGTATTAGATGAAGATGATTAA